A DNA window from Niabella yanshanensis contains the following coding sequences:
- a CDS encoding GxxExxY protein, which produces MDEPILFKEESYTIVGTCMEVHNNLGCGFAEIVYKDALEYEFNKRHIPFEREKKYSARYKDIVLPHYFYADFVVFNEIILEIKSVSQFTNEFTAQCINYLK; this is translated from the coding sequence ATGGATGAACCAATCCTCTTTAAAGAAGAAAGCTATACAATTGTAGGCACCTGTATGGAAGTACACAATAACCTGGGCTGCGGGTTTGCAGAAATAGTGTATAAAGATGCCTTAGAGTACGAGTTTAATAAACGGCATATTCCTTTTGAACGGGAAAAGAAATACAGTGCCCGTTATAAAGACATCGTACTGCCACATTATTTCTATGCCGATTTTGTTGTATTCAATGAAATTATACTCGAAATAAAATCTGTTTCGCAATTCACTAATGAGTTTACAGCGCAATGTATTAATTATCTGAAGTAG
- a CDS encoding cytochrome-c peroxidase, translating to MRKIYLVIGLIILIGLGSFSFTNQALPVFKTYNDSLRNLYSRPIAQWPQPTIDAGAIWSEMVVMPKDDTSWFKADKDPLTHLGKILFFDPRLSGSNQISCSSCHDPDLSWQDGRVLALGNDHLQGTRNTQSLLNVHINKVLFWDGRANSFETQMVEPLSAHHEMNMDVPTLGEKLGRIKGYEALFEKAYQSKEIDFDKISRALAAFQKIIKSRSSRYDQFLGGDYEEFTDDEVAGLHLFRTKARCMNCHSGPFLTDTSFHNIGLTYYKRKFEDLGRYNVTKKNEDVGRFRTPSLRELGRTRPWMHNGLFDNLEGVINIYNSGMPQPAKTEEQRNDPMFPKTDRLIKPLNLIPQEKKQLVAFLNTLTGTPYRMRRPELPK from the coding sequence ATGCGAAAAATATATCTGGTTATAGGTCTCATTATTCTTATTGGGCTCGGCTCTTTTTCTTTTACGAATCAGGCTTTACCGGTATTTAAAACCTACAATGATTCCTTAAGAAATCTGTATAGTCGTCCTATAGCCCAATGGCCACAGCCTACGATAGACGCTGGTGCTATATGGAGCGAAATGGTGGTGATGCCTAAAGATGATACTTCCTGGTTCAAAGCCGATAAAGACCCCTTAACGCATCTTGGTAAGATACTTTTCTTTGATCCCCGTTTGTCGGGTTCCAACCAGATATCCTGCAGCAGCTGTCATGATCCGGACCTGTCATGGCAGGATGGAAGGGTGCTTGCCTTAGGTAACGATCATTTGCAGGGCACCCGTAACACCCAGAGCCTGCTGAATGTACACATTAATAAAGTACTGTTCTGGGACGGACGTGCTAACAGCTTTGAAACGCAGATGGTAGAGCCTTTGAGTGCACACCATGAAATGAATATGGATGTGCCTACACTTGGTGAAAAGCTGGGCAGGATAAAGGGGTATGAAGCGCTGTTTGAAAAGGCCTACCAAAGCAAGGAAATCGACTTTGATAAGATATCCCGGGCTTTAGCAGCATTTCAAAAAATCATTAAAAGCCGCTCCAGCCGCTACGACCAGTTTTTAGGCGGCGATTACGAAGAGTTTACTGATGATGAAGTGGCCGGGCTGCATTTATTCCGCACTAAAGCGCGTTGTATGAATTGCCATAGCGGCCCGTTCTTAACAGATACCAGTTTTCATAATATCGGTCTTACTTATTATAAAAGAAAATTCGAAGACTTGGGGCGTTATAATGTAACAAAGAAAAATGAAGATGTTGGCCGATTCCGTACTCCTTCTTTAAGAGAGCTAGGCCGAACCCGTCCCTGGATGCACAATGGTTTGTTTGATAACCTCGAAGGCGTTATTAATATCTATAACAGCGGTATGCCGCAACCTGCTAAAACCGAAGAGCAGCGTAACGATCCCATGTTTCCTAAAACAGATCGTTTAATAAAACCATTGAACCTGATCCCCCAGGAAAAGAAACAACTGGTAGCTTTCTTAAATACATTGACGGGTACGCCTTACCGCATGCGCCGGCCGGAGTTGCCAAAGTAA